From the Ignavibacteriales bacterium genome, the window TTTCCAGGAAATAGTAATTGTTATCCTTATCCACCAGAAATTCCATAGTACCTGCATTTGTATATCCAGCTGCCTTTGCGAGCCTTTTTGCGCACTCACCCATTTCCTTTCTTAGTGAATCATCCATCACTACTGAAGGGGTCTCTTCTATAATTTTTTGGTGCCTTCTCTGCATAGAGCATTCCCTCTCGCCGAGGTGAACTGCATTTCCATGCTCATCAGCCAGTATCTGAAATTCTATATGCCTTCCGCCCACCACATACTTTTCGATAAATACGCTCTCATCTCCGAATGATGAACGAGCTTCGTTTTGTGACATCCTGAGCCCGCTCTCGAATTCCTCCGGGCTTCTAACTATTCTCATACCCTTACCGCCTCCGCCTGCGGATGCTTTAATAAGTAAAGGGTATCCTATACTATCGGCGATCTTCTTACCTTCTTCGAGATCCTTTATCGGCTCCTCAGTGCCGGGCACAGTAGGAACGTCATTTTTTACGGCAAGTATCTTCGCCTTTGTTTTATCACCCAGCATCTCTATCGCTTCTGCCGGCGGTCCGATGAATTTTATTCCGTTATCCGCGCACATCTTCGCGAAATAGCTTCTCTCTGAAAGGAATCCATACCCGGGGTGAATTGCGTCAGCCCCACTCATCTTCGCAATTTCGATTATCTTGTCAGCAAGGAGGTAGCTTTCTTTTGCCGGTGGAGGACCGATATGATATGCCTCGTCAGCTAGCCGTGTATATAAGGAATACTTATCAAAATCGGAATAGACTGCAACGGTCTTTATTCCCATTTCTTTCGCGGATGAGATTATTCTCACCGCTATCTCGCCTCTGTTCGCTATTAAGATCTTATTTATCAATTAACTCCTTTACTTTGCTTCCATTCGAAAAATTTGGATTCGTCCTCGACAAGTTTTTTTATCAGCTCATCGAAACTAATGTCATATTTCCAGTCGAGATTCTTCTTTGCTTTCGAATTATCTCCGTAGATTATTTCCAGATCTACCGGCCGGTATAGTTTCTCGCTGAATTCCACATGCTTGTCATAATCAACCCTGTTTTCGGCAAAAACTTTCTTTGTAAAATTCTCCAGCGTATTTGCCTGCCCTGAACATATTATATAATCGTCAGGCGTTTCCTGCTGCAGCATCAGCCACATTGCCTTAATATACTCGGGGGCATACCCCCAATCACGGCTTATACTAAGGTTGCCCAGGGTGATCTTATCGAGCATTCCTTTTGATATTCTTAATGCTCCTTCCAGTATCTTCTTTGTAACGAAATTCTCTCCCCTCAGTGCCGACTCGTGGTTAAAAAGAATTCCGCACACCGCATAGAGATCGTATGCTTCCCTGTAATTTATCGTGATCCAGTGCGCCGATGCCTTTGAAATACTGTACGGGCTCACCGGGTGAAGCACCGTCTCCTCAGTTACTGGGAGATTTTCCGGTCTTAACCTTCCGTACATCTCACTGCTCGACGCATTGTAAAATTTTGTCTCCGGTTTTATACTTCTTATTGCCTCGAGCAGATTTGCCGTCGAGATAATATTAAATTCCAGCGTTCCGATAGGTTGCTGGAAAGACAATCCTACCGAGCTCTGCGCGGCAAGGTTATATATCTCATCCGGTGCTGTATCCTTGATTACCCTGAGAAGATTTGAAAGATCGAGCAGGTCTGCCTGAATAAGCTCTATATCATTTAAAATACCTAAATAGCTAAGGTTTGTAGTTCTTATGTCCGAACCGTCACGTGTGATACCTTTTACCTCGTATCCCTTACCGAGCAATAGCTCCGAAAGGTAAGCCCCATCCTGCCCTGTTACTCCCGTTATTAAAGCTTTCTTCATTTACTTTCTTCGCCGGATTTTTCTTCCTCTTGCTTATCTTCCTTCTTCTCACTCGTTGATTCACCTTTTTTCTTCCCCATATAAGTTCCACCGATTCCTGCGATCAGTAATAGCACCACAAATATATTCGCTGCAAGGCTGACGGATTTACCCGTCGCATATGATTGAGGCTCGAATTTGAATTCTACTTTATGCTGTCCAGCCGGTACCACTATTGACCTGAATAGATAATCTGTCTTGTAAACCTTCGTTTCCTGTCCGTCTATATAAGCGTTCCATCCTGCCGGGTAATATATCTCACTGAATACAAGCATATTATTACCGGTAGCGTTTACATCATATTTTATATGCTGAATTT encodes:
- a CDS encoding acetyl-CoA carboxylase biotin carboxylase subunit — protein: MINKILIANRGEIAVRIISSAKEMGIKTVAVYSDFDKYSLYTRLADEAYHIGPPPAKESYLLADKIIEIAKMSGADAIHPGYGFLSERSYFAKMCADNGIKFIGPPAEAIEMLGDKTKAKILAVKNDVPTVPGTEEPIKDLEEGKKIADSIGYPLLIKASAGGGGKGMRIVRSPEEFESGLRMSQNEARSSFGDESVFIEKYVVGGRHIEFQILADEHGNAVHLGERECSMQRRHQKIIEETPSVVMDDSLRKEMGECAKRLAKAAGYTNAGTMEFLVDKDNNYYFLEMNTRLQVEHPITEMRTDTDLVREQILIASGEKLSFTQEDVTFTGHTIECRICAEDPDNNFLPSIGKMDYIKNILGNGMREDTGIEEGNEISIYYDSMISKLIAHGETREIAISKMGEALENYIISGLKTNIEFLYSLLNSGGFKTGKYDTQYVEKTFIPEIYEKGNELSDEETERAIALGACLFKAREENTSRGRNRIQNNGVSKWSKMKFETYRTK
- a CDS encoding GDP-mannose 4,6-dehydratase is translated as MKKALITGVTGQDGAYLSELLLGKGYEVKGITRDGSDIRTTNLSYLGILNDIELIQADLLDLSNLLRVIKDTAPDEIYNLAAQSSVGLSFQQPIGTLEFNIISTANLLEAIRSIKPETKFYNASSSEMYGRLRPENLPVTEETVLHPVSPYSISKASAHWITINYREAYDLYAVCGILFNHESALRGENFVTKKILEGALRISKGMLDKITLGNLSISRDWGYAPEYIKAMWLMLQQETPDDYIICSGQANTLENFTKKVFAENRVDYDKHVEFSEKLYRPVDLEIIYGDNSKAKKNLDWKYDISFDELIKKLVEDESKFFEWKQSKGVN